One window of the Populus nigra chromosome 4, ddPopNigr1.1, whole genome shotgun sequence genome contains the following:
- the LOC133691830 gene encoding protein NLP4-like isoform X1, with amino-acid sequence MEDGGLSPGTMLGATVDSVSVMDFDYMDELLLEGCWLETTDGSEFLNPSLSNSAAFFDSSYMWPTPEINHGDSASSPSQKGNQEDNQISMLPGNSTLSDIQARSPAGETAVSVAGWDDNATDGSELGKRWWIGPTPNPSVETSVKRRLIKALECIKDLTKNKDVLIQIWVPVNRGGRRVLTTHDQPFSLDPSSEKLASYRDISVKYQFSAEEDSKDSVGLPGRVFLGKVPEWTPDVRFFRSDEYPRVNHAQLYDVRGTLALPVFEQGSRTCLGVIEVVTTSQKIKYRPELESVCKALETVDLRSSEVPSIQNLQACNMSYQAALPEIRKLLRAACETHRLPLAQTWVPCTQQGKGGCRHSNENYYRCVSTVDDACCVADSAIQGFQEACSEHHLLKGQGVAGQAFMTNEPCFSGDITSYGKTEYPLSHHARMFGLCAAVAIRLRSIYTGTTDFVLEFFLPVNCRDPQEQKKMLNSLSAIIQHVSQTLRVVTDKELVEETDLPFSEVLVPSDGRSSGEETSTVKESCSERHSRDNSPWTACLSEVQPSGSNNSLSQKDKQKVMLLEKSNENRENREDYSLRESIKCGRDSTSAEVSFSSAGASKTGEKKHAKAEKTITLQVLRQYFAGSLKDAAKSIGVCPTTLKRICRQHGINRWPSRKIKKVGHSLKKLQRVIDSVEGASGTVQIDSFYKNFPELASPTLSRTSPLSTLKPSSHPKPLGMQPEGGTFSSQVTAPKSPSPSCSLSSSSSHSCSSGAIAASEDPVSGENSGNAVLKMVRSNVELHASSPGEQEIMPRSQSHKTLAELGSIPPLSKDSSRFSQETDAHRLKVTYGNEIIRLRMSNKWGFKDLLQEIVRRFNIDDIHRFDLKYLDDDSEWVLLTCDDDLEECIAICGSSDNQTIKLLLEVSPRPLGRSSHSSGLS; translated from the exons ATGGAAGATGGTGGTTTATCACCGGGTACGATGCTGGGCGCAACGGTTGATTCAGTCTCGGTTATGGATTTCGACTACATGGATGAATTGTTGTTAGAAGGATGCTGGTTAGAAACAACAGATGGATCTGAGTTTCTTAATCCTAGTCTGTCCAATTCTGCTGCCTTTTTTGATTCTTCATATATGTGGCCCACTCCAGAGATTAACCATGGTGACTCAGCCTCTAGTCCATCCCAAAAGGGCAATCAAGAAGATAACCAGATATCAATGTTGCCAGGGAATTCTACTCTGAGTGATATCCAAGCCAGAAGTCCTGCTGGTGAGACCGCGGTTTCTGTAGCTGGATGGGATGACAATGCAACTGATGGCTCTGAACTTGGAAAAAGATGGTGGATAGGACCCACTCCGAATCCAAGTGTTGAAACTTCTGTGAAGAGGAGATTAATTAAGGCATTGGAGTGCATTAAAGACTTAACGAAAAATAAAGATGTCCTTATACAAATATGGGTCCCTGTTAATAGAGGAGGTAGACGTGTTCTTACAACCCATGATCAACCTTTTTCACTTGATCCCAGCAGTGAGAAACTGGCGAGTTACAGAGACATATCcgttaaatatcaattttctgctGAGGAGGATTCCAAGGATTCAGTTGGCTTGCCTGGTCGGGTTTTCTTGGGTAAAGTTCCTGAGTGGACTCCTGATGTTCGATTCTTTAGAAGTGATGAATACCCACGAGTGAATCACGCTCAGCTGTATGATGTACGTGGAACTCTTGCCCTTCCTGTTTTTGAACAAGGTAGCCGGACTTGCTTGGGTGTTATTGAGGTGGTGACCACTTCACAAAAGATCAAGTACCGTCCCGAGCTTGAAAGTGTTTGCAAGGCTCTTGAG ACTGTTGATCTTAGGAGTTCTGAAGTTCCAAGCATACAGAACTTACAG GCATGTAATATGTCCTACCAAGCTGCATTACCTGAGATTCGAAAGCTTCTGAGAGCTGCCTGTGAGACACACAGATTGCCCTTAGCTCAAACTTGGGTCCCATGTACCCAACAAGGCAAGGGAGGTTGCCGGCATTCCAACGAGAATTACTATCGATGTGTTTCTACTGTGGATGATGCTTGCTGTGTAGCTGATTCTGCTATCCAGGGTTTTCAAGAGGCGTGCTCGGAGCATCACTTGCTAAAGGGTCAAGGAGTTGCTGGGCAAGCCTTTATGACTAACGAACCCTGCTTCTCAGGTGACATAACTTCATATGGCAAGACTGAGTATCCTCTTTCTCACCATGCAAGGATGTTTGGACTGTGTGCTGCTGTTGCAATTCGCTTGCGAAGCATTTACACTGGTACAACAGACTTTGTCCTGGAGTTCTTCTTGCCTGTCAATTGCAGGGATCCTCAAGAGCAGAAGAAGATGCTTAATTCACTGTCTGCCATCATACAGCATGTTAGCCAGACCTTACGGGTAGTAACAGACAAAGAACTCGTGGAGGAAACTGATCTGCCATTCAGTGAAGTGTTAGTACCTTCGGATGGTAGATCTAGTGGAGAAGAGACATCAACAGTTAAAGAGTCTTGTTCAGAAAGGCATAGTAGAGATAATTCACCCTGGACTGCCTGTCTCTCAGAGGTCCAACCAAGTGGAAGTAACAACTCTTTATCtcaaaaagacaaacaaaaggTAATGTTGCTTGAAAAATCCAATGAGAACAGGGAAAATCGAGAAGATTATAGCCTTAGAGAGAGTATTAAATGTGGCAGAGATTCTACTTCTGCTGAAGTTAGCTTTTCAAGTGCTGGCGCATCTAaaacaggagaaaaaaaacatgccaAAGCAGAAAAAACAATCACCTTGCAAGTTCTTCGGCAATATTTTGCTGGCAGCTTAAAGGATGCTGCGAAGAGTATTGGTG TTTGCCCCACTACGTTGAAAAGAATATGCAGGCAACATGGAATTAACCGCTGGCCTTCGCGAAAAATCAAGAAGGTTGGTCACTCCTTAAAGAAACTCCAACGTGTTATCGACTCAGTTGAAGGTGCCTCTGGCACTGTTCAGATTGattccttttataaaaatttcccTGAGCTTGCCTCGCCAACTTTGTCCAGAACTAGTCCACTATCAACTTTAAAGCCAAGCAGTCATCCGAAACCACTAGGCATGCAGCCTGAAGGAGGTACTTTCAGCTCCCAAGTTACTGCACCAAAATCACCTTCACCCTCATGTAGTCTGAGTTCCAGTTCAAGCCATAGCTGTTCCAGTGGGGCAATTGCTGCTAGTGAAGATCCTGTGTCTGGAGAAAACTCAGGCAATGCTGTTTTGAAGATGGTCCGAAGCAATGTGGAGCTCCATGCATCAAGTCCAGGAGAACAGGAGATAATGCCAAGATCCCAGAGTCATAAAACTCTTGCAGAACTGGGGAGCATTCCGCCCTTATCTAAAGATAGTAGCCGATTTTCTCAAGAAACGGATGCTCACAGATTGAAAGTCACTTATGGAAATGAGATAATTCGGCTCCGCATGTCAAACAAATGGGGATTCAAAGATCTATTGCAAGAGATCGTCAGACGGTTTAACATAGATGACATACATAGATTTGATCTGAAGTACTTGGATGATGATTCTGAGTGGGTCTTATTGACATGTGATGATGATTTGGAGGAGTGTATTGCTATATGCGGTTCATCTGATAACCAGACAATTAAACTCTTGCTCGAAGTTTCTCCTCGTCCCTTAGGGAGGTCTTCGCACAGCAGTGGGCTGTCTTGA
- the LOC133691830 gene encoding protein NLP4-like isoform X2, translating to MEDGGLSPGTMLGATVDSVSVMDFDYMDELLLEGCWLETTDGSEFLNPSLSNSAAFFDSSYMWPTPEINHGDSASSPSQKGNQEDNQISMLPGNSTLSDIQARSPAGETAVSVAGWDDNATDGSELGKRWWIGPTPNPSVETSVKRRLIKALECIKDLTKNKDVLIQIWVPVNRGGRRVLTTHDQPFSLDPSSEKLASYRDISVKYQFSAEEDSKDSVGLPGRVFLGKVPEWTPDVRFFRSDEYPRVNHAQLYDVRGTLALPVFEQGSRTCLGVIEVVTTSQKIKYRPELESVCKALETVDLRSSEVPSIQNLQACNMSYQAALPEIRKLLRAACETHRLPLAQTWVPCTQQGKGGCRHSNENYYRCVSTVDDACCVADSAIQGFQEACSEHHLLKGQGVAGQAFMTNEPCFSGDITSYGKTEYPLSHHARMFGLCAAVAIRLRSIYTGTTDFVLEFFLPVNCRDPQEQKKMLNSLSAIIQHVSQTLRVVTDKELVEETDLPFSEVLVPSDGRSSGEETSTVKESCSERHSRDNSPWTACLSEVQPSGSNNSLSQKDKQKVMLLEKSNENRENREDYSLRESIKCGRDSTSAEVSFSSAGASKTGEKKHAKAEKTITLQVLRQYFAGSLKDAAKSIGVCPTTLKRICRQHGINRWPSRKIKKN from the exons ATGGAAGATGGTGGTTTATCACCGGGTACGATGCTGGGCGCAACGGTTGATTCAGTCTCGGTTATGGATTTCGACTACATGGATGAATTGTTGTTAGAAGGATGCTGGTTAGAAACAACAGATGGATCTGAGTTTCTTAATCCTAGTCTGTCCAATTCTGCTGCCTTTTTTGATTCTTCATATATGTGGCCCACTCCAGAGATTAACCATGGTGACTCAGCCTCTAGTCCATCCCAAAAGGGCAATCAAGAAGATAACCAGATATCAATGTTGCCAGGGAATTCTACTCTGAGTGATATCCAAGCCAGAAGTCCTGCTGGTGAGACCGCGGTTTCTGTAGCTGGATGGGATGACAATGCAACTGATGGCTCTGAACTTGGAAAAAGATGGTGGATAGGACCCACTCCGAATCCAAGTGTTGAAACTTCTGTGAAGAGGAGATTAATTAAGGCATTGGAGTGCATTAAAGACTTAACGAAAAATAAAGATGTCCTTATACAAATATGGGTCCCTGTTAATAGAGGAGGTAGACGTGTTCTTACAACCCATGATCAACCTTTTTCACTTGATCCCAGCAGTGAGAAACTGGCGAGTTACAGAGACATATCcgttaaatatcaattttctgctGAGGAGGATTCCAAGGATTCAGTTGGCTTGCCTGGTCGGGTTTTCTTGGGTAAAGTTCCTGAGTGGACTCCTGATGTTCGATTCTTTAGAAGTGATGAATACCCACGAGTGAATCACGCTCAGCTGTATGATGTACGTGGAACTCTTGCCCTTCCTGTTTTTGAACAAGGTAGCCGGACTTGCTTGGGTGTTATTGAGGTGGTGACCACTTCACAAAAGATCAAGTACCGTCCCGAGCTTGAAAGTGTTTGCAAGGCTCTTGAG ACTGTTGATCTTAGGAGTTCTGAAGTTCCAAGCATACAGAACTTACAG GCATGTAATATGTCCTACCAAGCTGCATTACCTGAGATTCGAAAGCTTCTGAGAGCTGCCTGTGAGACACACAGATTGCCCTTAGCTCAAACTTGGGTCCCATGTACCCAACAAGGCAAGGGAGGTTGCCGGCATTCCAACGAGAATTACTATCGATGTGTTTCTACTGTGGATGATGCTTGCTGTGTAGCTGATTCTGCTATCCAGGGTTTTCAAGAGGCGTGCTCGGAGCATCACTTGCTAAAGGGTCAAGGAGTTGCTGGGCAAGCCTTTATGACTAACGAACCCTGCTTCTCAGGTGACATAACTTCATATGGCAAGACTGAGTATCCTCTTTCTCACCATGCAAGGATGTTTGGACTGTGTGCTGCTGTTGCAATTCGCTTGCGAAGCATTTACACTGGTACAACAGACTTTGTCCTGGAGTTCTTCTTGCCTGTCAATTGCAGGGATCCTCAAGAGCAGAAGAAGATGCTTAATTCACTGTCTGCCATCATACAGCATGTTAGCCAGACCTTACGGGTAGTAACAGACAAAGAACTCGTGGAGGAAACTGATCTGCCATTCAGTGAAGTGTTAGTACCTTCGGATGGTAGATCTAGTGGAGAAGAGACATCAACAGTTAAAGAGTCTTGTTCAGAAAGGCATAGTAGAGATAATTCACCCTGGACTGCCTGTCTCTCAGAGGTCCAACCAAGTGGAAGTAACAACTCTTTATCtcaaaaagacaaacaaaaggTAATGTTGCTTGAAAAATCCAATGAGAACAGGGAAAATCGAGAAGATTATAGCCTTAGAGAGAGTATTAAATGTGGCAGAGATTCTACTTCTGCTGAAGTTAGCTTTTCAAGTGCTGGCGCATCTAaaacaggagaaaaaaaacatgccaAAGCAGAAAAAACAATCACCTTGCAAGTTCTTCGGCAATATTTTGCTGGCAGCTTAAAGGATGCTGCGAAGAGTATTGGTG TTTGCCCCACTACGTTGAAAAGAATATGCAGGCAACATGGAATTAACCGCTGGCCTTCGCGAAAAATCAAGAAG AACTAG